The following DNA comes from Haloferax mediterranei ATCC 33500.
TAACGCGACACGAGATGACCGAAAAGCCAATCGAAAACGACGAAACGGAAGCTCGATACCTCGACTTCGTGGAGATGGCTCTCTTATTTGCCGTTCCCGTCCTCATCGGTTTCGCCGTCGTCCTCAGTGACCCGAATTTTGGTCTCACCGACGGTATCGGCACGACCGGCGGAATCGGGTGGATACTCGTTCGAATTCGAAGCCGATTCTACGCCGTCCGAACGCCGGACGGAATTTCACGCCGGCGTCGCCCAGCCGAACAAAATTGGATGGTTCATGTGGCCGAAGTCGAGTACGACCCGAAGTACGACAAGGTACTTGCGGTTGTCCTTGCTGTCATCGGTATCGCCTCGTTTGCCGCACTCGTATTTGTCGATATGTCTGGACGTGACTCGATTTCCTTCGTGATTGTCGGACACCTCTGTTTGGTTGGTGCACTCATGGTTTATGGCGTCTCGAATCGGTGATGCACCCCTCCATTTTGAGGGCTGTACCAGAACAGATAGGTTATTTCGCGGATAAGTAACGCATCCGTACGATAACTGCCTGGTCGTACGGTATCTCTGATGCGGATTTCCACAGGCAGAGTAGGCTCATCCCGTGCCATCGGTAGTCCTGCAATACCCTGCCCCCCGGATTGCCAACTTGATGGGCCTGCCAACCCTTCCACCCTTCAATTACTATCAAACTACGTCTCAGTCGAGTTAGTCGTGACTCGCCGAACTCACGTTGTCTACGTCCCACCGCGCCACGATTGTCGTGTAGAAGCCCTCGGCTTCGGCGACGATGGACCCACTGGCGAGGACCGCGAACCCCGCGAAGATGGTCACAAATCCAACGAGGGTGAGCGTCGAAATCGACTCGCCGAGCAGTGCCGACCCACCGAGGGTTGCGATGATTGGGACTGCGTAGAAGACGAGGTTCCCGTGAATCGGACCAACGTCATCGAGGAGGCCGAAGTAGGCGATGTACGCCATGGCCCCCGCGAAGATACCGACGTATCCAAGCGCCACAAGTGCCGTCGGAGTCCACGTAACCATCGCCGGTGATTCGCCGGAGGCGATACTGAAACCGTGCGTGAGAAGGGCACTGACTGGGAGTGCCCACGCCGTCCGAACAGTGCTCGAAAGGGAGGTGTCGGCCCACCGGATGAGAACGCTTCCGAGTGCTCCGCTGACCGCGCCGAGGAACACGACGCCCTTCCACACGGCCGCCCCGTCGAGGAGGTTCGAGGGGTCAATCTGTACGACGAGTGCCACGCCGACAAGCCCGATGAGCATCCCGAGTGCGCCGCGAGTCGAAAGTCGTTCGTCGGCGAGGAAGACCATCGCGAACACCGGCGTCAGAATCGGGTTGAGACTAAAGATAATCGACCCGACGCCGCTCGAAACGTGCTCCTGCCCGACGAAGAGGAGGGCGTTCGCGAGACCGATGACGAACACGCCGGTTGCGAGAATGCCGACGATATCGCGGACAGACCGCGGAAGTAACTCCGCACGGGGTGTCGTTGCGGCGACGTATGTGAATAACGCGACGGTGGCGATGTCGAACCGGAGGGCGACGAACAGCAAGGGTGGAAAGTAGTCAAGCCCCGCCTTCGCTGCGACGAAGGTGCCGCCGAAGAAGAAACTCGCCAACACGAACAGCGCAAGTCGACGACGCGTTCCCATTACCACGCCTCACCTCGCGACAGCGAGAGACCGATAGGTTCCGACAGTGAACTCATTATACGACGACCTACGAGCGCATCGCTTATACATTGATTCAGAAATTAATGCACGGCAAGAAAGTAGTGCGATAGACGACGATGATTCATTGTGTGAAATTATTTCGAGACTCGAAAGTCGTTTAGTCTCGGGCCTCGCAGAATCGAATATGGAATCGGCGTTAGAAGAAATCGAATTTCTTGCGCTCTCACAGAATCGCGTCGATGCGCTCAGATATCTCTCCGAACAGCCCCACACCCGCCGAGAGCTTGTCGAACTAACCGGTGCCTCACAGCCGACACTGGGCCGGATTCTCCACGATTTCGAGGAGCGTGAGTGGATTGTCCGTGAGGATAGCGCTTACAGGGCGACTGTAACCGGTAAGCTCGTCTCACGGGGATTCAGCGAGTTAGTCGAGATTCTCGAAACCGATGCCAAACTTCGCCCGATTGTTCGGTGGCTTCCGACTGAGACAATTTCGTTCGACCTCGAACATCTGACAGCAGCGACGATTACCACGCCGAGTCAGGTTCGTCCAAATGCACCAGTCAAGCGCGCACTCAAACTGCTCAGCAATGCGAACGACGTTCGCATCTTTTCGTACGCCTTCAACGAACAGAGCCTCGACATCATCGCCAACCGTACCGAGGCCGGAGACCAGCAGTTCAAAGGTGTATTCTCGTCGGAGACAATCGACGCCCTTACCGACGATTCACAGTTGCGGGAGCAACTTCGGGCGCTCCTCGACGCCGACGGCGCAGAAATCCGCATCACCGACGAGTTGATTCCGATGGCGACGACGATTGCCGACTCGACGGTTCATCTGTTCTTACGCGACGACAACGGCATTCTTCAGGCGTCGATTGATGTCGACGAGCCGGCGGTTCGCTCGTGGGCGGAGGAGTTATTCGAAGATTACTGGCAGGCCGCAGAGCCGCTTGACTTTGACCGATTGTGATACATCTCGGTCACTGCGTCGACCAGACAACACGAATTAACAGCTAGCAGAGATGTTTCCACGATGGACCGTCATTCGACTTCGTCGAGCGATTCGAACTTGTCCCAGCACGCACACGGCAGGTCGTCTAACGACGTGACTTCATCCGGGAGGCTCGTGAGTGGAATCCCGGACCCAACCTCGTCGCACTCGCGTAGATGAACGCTGAAATCGTCGCTGGACATCGTATACATAATTTCGAGACTAGGCCAGAGCCTCTTAAAGACCATTGAGGTTAATCGGCGACACATTCGGGGGATACGTCAAAACAAGTCAGAGAACACGGAACACACGAACGGTATCGCGCTTACCCGGTTCGCAGAGGAGTTGTGCGAGGCCGAGGTTCGAAAATACGTCTTTCCAGTTGCGGTGGTAAAGTGGGAAATCGTCGTTGACGTAGCTTACCTCAGCACCATCTCGGCCACGCTGGGGGCCATTACCTTCGTTTTCGGCGGTGATGAGGAGGTCGGATGTTACACGGGAAAGCTCCTCGAATACCGCTGTGTCGTCGGGGTGAACGTGCTGGAGCGTTTCGACGGAGTAGACGACGTCGAACTTGTCATCCGGGAAGTTCGGGAGTAACTCCTCTATCGCGCCGGTGAGGAACGTACCTGTCTCGACGAGTTCCGGATAGTATTCGGCCATCACCTCGAACGACTCGTCGTTGATATCGATGCCGGTGATGTCCTCGTAGCCGCAGTTGTGAAGGTGGGCGAGATGGCGACCAGAGCTACAGCCAACTTCGAGAATCGACGCGTCCTCTCGCGCGTAGTGGTCGAACACAGTTGTGAGCGTCTCGCTAACCTCGTTCGGGCCGATTTGGGCGTAGTACTCGGGAGAGAAATCGCCGGAGCGTTCGGCCCAGCTACGATGGTTGTCATCCGAATCCATACACGCTGTAGCGAGAGCAGAAGTAAATGCTCCGCGGAGTAGTATTACAGTTCACGCACCGACCCCAAGTAATTCGCTTGTCGAGTCTTGAGGTTAGGATTGGCCCGTACTATGAGGGGGACAGATTGGAGTATGAGGAATGGGGCTGGTTTGGAGGGTAGAAGTACAATACTGGGAGGGATGTCGTAGCGTGCGTCAGGGGGACCAGGCGTGCTGTGGAGTATCTCAGGTGGGAACGTCAGCGGGGAGTTCGAGTGTACGGTGAAGGGTGGTACCAGGGGGGAGGCGCCACCGTTCGCGTCTGTGCAAGCGGGGACTGCGGCGGTGATTGCAGTGACACCGTATTTAGCTTCGGTCGAGACGGTATCTTGCGCACCGCATTCAGTAGTAACTCCGGGAGGATGATAATGGGTGAGAGTCGTCCCAACTGTTCTTCGCAATACAACCGTTTTTACGGACTGTTCGCACTGTTTCAGTCGGATTAACTGAATATTTACTGGTTGATATACTAACTAGCCGCTGGAGAATTGGCGGTTTACATGGTAAATCACGTTTTGTCTATGATTTCGATTGCATAGGTGATGAATCAAACACAATCTTGGGTATTAAACTATCATTTTATATTAAATGAATACTGCAGATTGGTAAATAAAATATTATACCGTGGCATCCCCGACAAATAGAGAACTGACTCATGTCTGTCCAACGCGCCTCGTGGTCACGATGTGTGCCCCTCGTGGGGCTCATCGTCTTTATAACAGTCTTTGCGAGCGTGCTACCGGCCACGGTTGTAGCGGAAGACAGCGTTGAGGTGCGTGCAGTGGACCACTCCGGACCGGGTGTCATCGCAACCCAAAACGAGCGGACGTATGTTGCTTCGTGGCAACCATCGACGGTTTCGGTAGCCATCGCGGCGGACCACGGGACGTACGACGTGTGTCTCAAAACCGAATTAAACGACGGTTCAACGACGACGCTTGAGTGTCAACGACTTCAAAACACGAGCGTTGGCAGCGAGCAGCGCGTCAACTTCGACATCGCACGATGGCCAGGAAACGCAACCGGTGAACAAGTCCTGACCACTGTCGTGCGGCCCTCTGACGGTGGTTCCCCGGCTGCACAGGCGAGTCGAACGATTACCGTGCTTGCAACAGAAGGCGATGCTGACGGCGACAATCTGGGAAACAAACGTGAAGTAGAGCGGGGAACGAGCGTTCTCGTCACCGATACGGATACCGACGGACTCACTGACGGTGACGAAGTGAACCGATACGAGACGGACCCAACGAACACTGACTCCGATAGCGACGAACT
Coding sequences within:
- a CDS encoding DMT family transporter, with the translated sequence MGTRRRLALFVLASFFFGGTFVAAKAGLDYFPPLLFVALRFDIATVALFTYVAATTPRAELLPRSVRDIVGILATGVFVIGLANALLFVGQEHVSSGVGSIIFSLNPILTPVFAMVFLADERLSTRGALGMLIGLVGVALVVQIDPSNLLDGAAVWKGVVFLGAVSGALGSVLIRWADTSLSSTVRTAWALPVSALLTHGFSIASGESPAMVTWTPTALVALGYVGIFAGAMAYIAYFGLLDDVGPIHGNLVFYAVPIIATLGGSALLGESISTLTLVGFVTIFAGFAVLASGSIVAEAEGFYTTIVARWDVDNVSSASHD
- a CDS encoding helix-turn-helix transcriptional regulator, with product MESALEEIEFLALSQNRVDALRYLSEQPHTRRELVELTGASQPTLGRILHDFEEREWIVREDSAYRATVTGKLVSRGFSELVEILETDAKLRPIVRWLPTETISFDLEHLTAATITTPSQVRPNAPVKRALKLLSNANDVRIFSYAFNEQSLDIIANRTEAGDQQFKGVFSSETIDALTDDSQLREQLRALLDADGAEIRITDELIPMATTIADSTVHLFLRDDNGILQASIDVDEPAVRSWAEELFEDYWQAAEPLDFDRL
- a CDS encoding class I SAM-dependent methyltransferase, producing MDSDDNHRSWAERSGDFSPEYYAQIGPNEVSETLTTVFDHYAREDASILEVGCSSGRHLAHLHNCGYEDITGIDINDESFEVMAEYYPELVETGTFLTGAIEELLPNFPDDKFDVVYSVETLQHVHPDDTAVFEELSRVTSDLLITAENEGNGPQRGRDGAEVSYVNDDFPLYHRNWKDVFSNLGLAQLLCEPGKRDTVRVFRVL